attatttagtgTGGTTGTAATGGTAGTAGACTCGAGACATGATAAATTAAGAACACTAACAGATTTATGAATAGTATTACTTGTATGTTGTTGTAATgtcttttttgtttctaaaatgaGATAAATTTCCTTGAGAGTAGGTGGATATATGGTGCTTCCATGGATAATATTCTAGTTTGAACGGAAAGGttttataaattactttattttaaataatctaGGGAAGATTTTACACCACTCATAATATGCTTGATTATACCATTATTTATGTAATgaacttataattaatttttgaaactaAAGTTtatgtaaacaaaaaaatatttataattagtttgaTCTTAATCTTTGATGAGATGAATTTAATACTaatattttgaaagatatttgtttgttattttgtatttaagcTAAAGTTTGTAAaccaatattttttaagattgatATTGTAGAGTGAGTTTGTATTTGAATGATGACTAACTTATATATGTTTCTATATATACTGATAATTAACTCTTAACAccttatttgttttatatttttcattaactgtaattatattttagtatttcaccaaaaaattaatgctacaaattaaaaaataattttaaattatatatacacgaatgaactttatatatatgtatgtgaaTGGTGAAACATTTGTCATACTAATTTAACCACTGATactttatttcaaaaacattaaaatttaatctagaaaagataaatcaaaatatttactaaaaaatCTTGAAAGTGcctctattaaaaaataattactaaacgAAACTTTTCATGAAGTCAATAGGGCAAGAATTCTCCAGTCAACTTTTCATACAGCTCTCCAAAATTAGCAGCTTGCCACGGAAGTGCTCctacattttctctttttctaaattctttgactgaaatttaataaataaataataaatggcgtaaaataatgaaaatattgtcAGATATTTGATTCAAGATCATCACTCTATTGCAATTACGTATCATATACGCTTTAAGAATTAGTTATTCCATAAAAAGTGGTCAAAGATAATTTCAGCTAAatcaaaaaggaaaacaaatgaaaaaaaaaaaaaactacagtTCTGAGGATGAATCTGCATCAAAACCTTGAACTCCGTCATCATCATCACCTTGATTTTCCTTAacgttgttgatgttgttgtcGTGTCGTCTTCGGCTATCACAGTAGAACACGGTGGTAACAACGTAGCTAAAAACAACCACCACCGCATAAAAACACATAAGCAGCGGTTTGTTCCAAACGCCGATCTCCGTATTCTGATTCTCCAACATGGCTTCCACTTTCCGGTTTATAAAACccgaaacaaaaacaaacaaggCTGAGAGAACGCACCCGCACACCCTTCCTCCTCGAATTAAACCCCACCCGACCCGAACAGCATCCCATCCGACCCGATCCTCCGCCACGGAAACCACAATCCCAAGACTCAGCACCGATAAGAGGTACACCTCAGCACCCGACCCAATAATCCGAGTGAGGACCCGGATCAGTAGAGGTGACCCGAACGTTGCTGCTGCGAGGACGCGTGGCACGAGGGAGAAGGCCATGAGGAGGACGTAGACGAAGACGACGGTGACGGCGGGGCCCTTCCAGTTGGCGGCCCGGGGAGAGATGGGTTTGCCGTGGGCGGCGGTGTGTATGGCGGAGACGGCGGCGGCGAGGGAGATGGGGAAGGAGAGGAGAGCGTAGAGCAGGCGCGTGCGGAGGAGAGAAACGGCGTTGTCGCGCGACTCGTGCCAGACGTGGCGCGCCTCGACGCGCGTGTGGGCGACGCTTGCGACGGCTTCGAGGTGGTAGATTTTGGAGCGGAGTTGGTGGGTGGAGATTGCGAGCGTGAAAGTTAGGAAGGAGAGAGGGAGCGTGGTGAAACAGAGAATGAAACAGAAGATGAGTTTGTTGGTGTGAATGATTCTGAGAGAGTCCCATAGAATTTTCAGTGGCGAAATTACGAAACTCAATACTGCATCTTTGCCTTCCCAcatcctttcttctttcttcttcttcttcttcttctcacaACTTCACAACCTCACCTTCTCCATCTCTTCCTCCCACTGTTCTTCACTTTTTCCTCCCACCCCCTTTCCTATCTAAAcctattcaattttaaaatttttattttaatttctccagatttttttttttattaattgtttaacttatttttcattatatttttaaactattaaaataaaattattttggtcCCGTGATATTTGGTTTCTAAGAGgtgtataatttttgtaaatggAATATGAAAGATTGAAAAGGACTAACAAAAAGGAAGGTACCTTCCTTTTTATTTACTagttctttttatatatatatatttaaatttttatttactagttcttttatatatatatgaatggtGTAGGGCTTAAGATCGGTTGGAACAGTGGTTGTTGTTTTCAAGACTATAGTCTTTatgctaatatatatatatatatatatattatatgcaGGCTTACATAACTTGGTCCGCAGTGAAAATCGAATTTTAGGATTTGAGAAATTGGGAACACAGCATGGGAAATTACGATTTCTCTGTCCTCTCTCTGAATGGCCAGACAAATGGAGtgtgttcatttttattttattcacaatcataaaataaataaatataatattcataatttaatttttttataatatacattttaagataatatttgaTGACatattaaagattaaatattagtataaaataccgtttaataaatttaatagagTTAATGTCATATTAAAACGTTATTTTTAAAAGCTTGGTATCAAAAATTGacaaatttctttcacaattaaattttaatagtaAAGACTTATTTAACTTATGATggagattaaaaataaagatatattcatgttttccttttttttagaaacatgaaaataaaatacattgtgtataataactaattattaatAGAGCTGATGTCTGAAGGGAGGCACAGCACTGTATATTCGCTGCACTTCAACACTGCATTGGAGTTGGGCTGCTGCTGGGATTGGGCCTGCATATTAAAGAAGACGGCGACGTATTGGAGTGGGGGTCTCATCTCACACAGCAATTTGGCAGAAAAGAAACTTACCCTCGAGCTAGGGCTTGGGCGAAGCGGAAAACGAAAGAGAGTGGAGCTCTAAGGCTCGTGCCACTTAACCGGGACTGCACGTGATCGGAGGAGCTCGAACCGGCTAGGAGTGGAGGCCGTCCTATAGGAGTTGATACAGATATATGATTAAGTGAAAGCAGAGAAATTCTCTTGGcagaataataaattatgtttggAAGTATGAGGGTGTAGCCCTTTGATTTTAGATGACCAGCAATTGTGTGTTTGGGGAAGGAAATTAAGGCGATGATGTTTGGTTCAGTCCATGGTATCGAAGGGTATGGGGagctaatattatatgtttcGTTTTGCTTGAAAGTG
This window of the Vigna angularis cultivar LongXiaoDou No.4 chromosome 7, ASM1680809v1, whole genome shotgun sequence genome carries:
- the LOC108337038 gene encoding uncharacterized protein LOC108337038, which translates into the protein MWEGKDAVLSFVISPLKILWDSLRIIHTNKLIFCFILCFTTLPLSFLTFTLAISTHQLRSKIYHLEAVASVAHTRVEARHVWHESRDNAVSLLRTRLLYALLSFPISLAAAVSAIHTAAHGKPISPRAANWKGPAVTVVFVYVLLMAFSLVPRVLAAATFGSPLLIRVLTRIIGSGAEVYLLSVLSLGIVVSVAEDRVGWDAVRVGWGLIRGGRVCGCVLSALFVFVSGFINRKVEAMLENQNTEIGVWNKPLLMCFYAVVVVFSYVVTTVFYCDSRRRHDNNINNVKENQGDDDDGVQGFDADSSSEL